One Sinorhizobium sp. BG8 DNA window includes the following coding sequences:
- a CDS encoding ABC transporter ATP-binding protein, with translation MLLDVNGLSVSFATDKGVVTAVDDVSFSVREGEILSIVGESGSGKSVTLLSLLGLHDHKTTKVQGAVAFRGKRILEMPVRQMRRIRGKEIGLISQDPMTALTPVYTIGWQIAEQIRAHENISMRAARARAVELLAEVGFGNPGEAVDRYPHQLSGGMRQRAVIAMAISCNPALLVADEPTTALDVTVQAQVLDLLLRLRKDFGSAIILITHDMGVVAEVADQVAVMYAGRIVERGATQDIFSRPLHPYTWGLMASIPPLTGARPDRLVSIGGMPPTPGNIPKGCGFEPRCRFSRSECAVRPPLRRQGEQTGLCVLDGEERDRLRRNVISLEEPA, from the coding sequence CTGCTTCTCGATGTAAACGGCCTGTCGGTCTCGTTCGCCACGGACAAGGGCGTGGTTACAGCGGTCGATGACGTTTCCTTCAGTGTGCGCGAAGGCGAAATCCTGTCGATCGTCGGCGAGTCCGGCTCGGGCAAATCGGTGACGCTGCTCTCTCTTCTGGGCCTGCACGATCACAAGACGACCAAAGTCCAGGGAGCGGTCGCCTTTCGCGGCAAGCGGATACTGGAGATGCCCGTGCGCCAGATGCGCCGCATTCGCGGCAAGGAAATCGGACTGATTTCACAGGATCCGATGACGGCGCTGACCCCCGTCTATACGATCGGATGGCAGATCGCCGAACAGATCCGCGCACACGAGAACATTTCCATGCGGGCCGCGCGAGCGCGTGCGGTCGAACTGCTCGCAGAGGTCGGCTTCGGCAATCCGGGAGAGGCGGTCGACCGCTATCCGCATCAGCTCTCGGGCGGAATGCGCCAACGCGCCGTAATCGCCATGGCGATCTCCTGCAATCCGGCGCTTCTGGTTGCAGACGAACCGACCACTGCACTGGACGTGACCGTGCAGGCGCAGGTGCTTGATCTGCTGCTTCGCCTGCGCAAGGATTTCGGCTCGGCGATCATCCTCATCACCCATGACATGGGTGTCGTGGCAGAAGTCGCGGACCAGGTGGCGGTCATGTATGCCGGCCGCATCGTGGAGCGGGGCGCGACGCAGGATATCTTCTCCCGTCCGCTTCATCCCTACACTTGGGGCCTGATGGCATCGATACCGCCGCTGACAGGCGCTCGGCCCGATCGCCTGGTGTCTATCGGCGGCATGCCTCCGACGCCGGGGAACATTCCGAAGGGATGCGGCTTCGAGCCAAGATGCCGCTTCTCGCGGTCCGAGTGTGCCGTACGCCCGCCTCTCCGGCGACAGGGTGAACAGACCGGCCTCTGTGTGCTCGACGGCGAAGAACGCGACCGGTTGCGCCGCAACGTCATTTCCCTGGAGGAGCCCGCATGA